The nucleotide sequence cccatttaaaatagttcattataaaagtgccacaaggaaatagcttcagaacaacattttattttgccCTCCACAAGAGTcacaaaatatcaaattttgaacCTGAGATAACAATATGTACACAAAGTGATGAATCATCGAACAAACATCGTCAGCCCCCTTTTTTGCTACCGATTCGTTATAAGTATAGAAAACAGGTGGAATCAGCCAATGCATGTAcattaaagattataaaattaaGTTGCCGTTTATAGTAGATATCGTTTGGGGTCACATTAGGGGTTGGTAAATTTTTTGGAAGTCTATGGTTATGGCTTCGGTATCGATTGCTCTTGACAAGTTTCGATATTTTCTTTTCAcagaataaattttttcacttcTCGCATGATGAAGTTGTTTCTCGTTGTTTTTTCTTGTAATGTCTTGAAGATCTGGGTTTTATGTTCATCGCTGCTGGCATATCATTTCTGCGCAAGGGCCGATATTTCCACTTTTATAATGTCATAGTAGTTACAGGTGTCTTTCCAAGGAAAACCGAATGCCGTACTAAACTTTGTTTCAAAAATTTCGCGAAAGACGAATATTTATTATCGggattttttctatataacttAGTTATGTTGAGTTTTTCAGGGAGATAAGTTTTCTTACTTTTTTCCGGGAGTAATGCGATTTTCTTCCTTTCAAGGAACCAATAAATTCTGTCACTTTGACGATAGTATCTTCAGAAATTTTGTGGGGCCCATTTCCGTTTTCTTCTAGCGTCTAATGGTACAGTGCTAGTTGAGGCCAGTGATTCTCGAATTCTTTGTACTCGGAAAGCAGAAATTCCATGAATGGATAAGAATGCTTTGAAACATTATTGCACATCACGAAAGTCTCCATCATGGCCACTCCTAACACGATAGGAATAAGAAGCAAGATTAGGTGTCCCTGTAACCTGGGAGAACGGTTAGACGGATCAGACCTAAATACCGATTCTGATCGTCGTAGTTAGCAAGTTAATTGAATTGAGTCAAAATGCGCCTCTTTTCGGCTTCATTGACGTTCTGAAAACGGTGGCACTTGCAATTTGGCCCTACCTCTTGAGTGGTTCTCAAGTTTCATAATGTCACGAACACGGcctgtttttctttttttagcagCAGTCCCCACATCTACATCACTACAGTCGCAACCACTACTTCATTTTAATCAGTATGTACTCGCTACTTTACTATTGTTCACATAGAATCAACCATGGCCCCCACATTCCATTGCGGGCCCTGTAACCAGGATCAGGCTCGGGCCCCCCTATGTTCGCGTGCTATGCTATGTTTCAACAATTTACATGGTAATTTTTTagtttacaaattttatttaaactgaTGATTATTGATATTAAGGAATAATTAAGGCTATTATTTTAATCTAAAAACCAAACTTTATTGACAAAATTGTTGCAAACATAAAGTAAATCATTTATATTTTACTGAAAGTACAGTACATTTCCATTTTGAGATTGATTTCCCTTACTGACCAAGAATAAAATTCAAGTTGACAAAATACTAAGAATGAGATTATAAGAAAGTTAGGAGCTTAAAATGTTTTTtatgtgtttaatattttcattGTCCAGAAAATAATGTCATTTTATTATGAACaattcttttacttttactagtatctataattgttttattatgATGATGAATTCGGACGTTAATGTAggtgaaaattattaattttaataaattggaATAATGTGACACTAAAAAGGAATAATGTTTGAAATTGTTGTTTAAGttcttaaataataattgttctgttaattcttttattatttggatattaacaatattaacatTAATACGCTTATGTGACACTGTAGCACTTTTTCGGCAGTAGAGCAAATAATAACAACATCTTTGGATGGATAAGTTAAATTTAATGTATCTCTTTGGTTGATGAATGATGTCAACAAGTCTGCTCGGTCTCCTATAGTGCATTTACACAAtcttcacatttcaaaattatCGATATTTTATAAATGACATCCTGAAATGTATATAATAACTTCTCTCTTGGAATGTGTAAATGATATGTTCCTTAATTGAAgtgatataaaatttgtattgGATATGTCATCGTTATCATCAACACAATCGTCTTCAACAATTCGTTCTCGGCCACAAGACTTATTAACTAGTTGTTCAGGAACCATAACTGTAATCAGTTCTAAAGAAATACAATTTCCTCTAAAACTATCCCTTAATTCTaaatgttttaacaattttttataagctgtCTTAAACTGTTTAGCAGTTGGATTATTGTTATAACCCCCCACTGATCTAATTAACCCCAAAAAAAGTTTctttgtatttattttgtatatatttttgaaattttttttaagttatattacaTTGCATTAATATAAAACATATTTAGAATCAACAACTAACTGACTACGACATCTTGagcatatattaaaaaaaaataaacaaaacaatacaaTGCTAAAATAAGTAACTCGGTACTTTTTACAATTACAAACAATCTGGCATAATACCACCCTGGTGTCGAATGTAAATAAAGCCGCATTAGAATTCAGAGCTTCGAACATGATCGGCGGTTCTCGTCACGATACGAAGCTAATGTCGACTCCAATTGGTGGAATCGCTTAGGTAGGGATAAAGAAGAATTTGGCACACTGCGCAATGAACGATGTTATATCTCGGGGTTTTCATTAATCTAAGGtacaaaataaaagtaaaaataattcGTTATAAGTAATGTTTAGGTGCTTTATTTCTAACTGTACCACACAACCAGCTAGTTTGAGCGTTCCAATCCTGTAGTTTGTAAAATCTGTCATGTACTTCTCTCTGGACATTCTCTGGCACTCTATTACTGCATTTTAGACGACAATTACATTCAATGTAAAAAAACGTTTTAGCTGCCATAACTTTCCCTTTTGTATTAGTGAATTCCCATGGCCTCCACATTCCATTGCGGGCCCTGTAACCAGGATCAGGCTCGGGCCCCCCTATGTTCGCGTGCTATGCTATGTTTCAACAATTTACATGGTAATTTTTTagtttacaaattttatttaaactgaTGATTATTGATATTAAGGAATAATTAAGGCTATTATTTTAATCTAAAAACCAAACTTTATTGACAAAATTGTTGCAAACATAAAGTAAATCATTTATATTTTACTGAAAGTACAGTACATTTCCATTTTGAGATTGATTTCCCTTACTGACCAAGAATAAAATTCAAGTTGACAAAATACTAAGAATGAGATTATAAGAAAGTTAGGAGctaaacaattaaaatgttttttaagtgtttaataCACTGACAAGAAAACGCTTACTTTGATGTTTGATAGTCTATTTAATCATAGATTTCCTAGCTTTCTTTTCACTAAAATCATTTATAACATCAGAAAAGTCAACAGTTTTGGCCAATTCATTCTCAATTGCCAACATTGCCAGATGGTTCAGACGAGTTTGGCCAGTTGTGCTTCGTTGCCAAGTTTTAAGTGAATTAGACAACCTACTAAAAGACCTTTCAGCCGTTGAAACTGTCACTGGGATTGTACAGAAAAGTCGTATAGCTGTGCACAGGTTCAAGAAAATGGGCTGGAGGTTTTTCTCATATATTGAGTTTAGAAGCTTCAATGGGTCCTTTTCTGACTGGAACACTGTTACAAATACATTCTTCATATGAAGAGTTTCTTCAAATAGGGCTTCTGGATCAGCAAAGTCTGAAGGGTAATATGCAACGAGATTGGCAGTTTTAAGTTTCAGTTCCTCGTTGTCTAGATCCATGAAACCTAACACTGGAGCAAACAGGTTACAAATTTCTTCACAGCTTGCAAATCTGGTTTTCAAATCAGTCATGATGAAATCCAAAACAGGAAAGACCACAGAAGATTTGAAGTCCTGTGAAGCTTGTTGCTGAAGTTGCTCGGGCGTATTTTCAACACTAGATTTTCTTTTGAGAGAGAATTCTGGTATAATGCCAACTGCACCGGCGACGTGTTTTGCTTCGTTAAGAATGGTTTCCCATGAATCTCTTAGGGTCTGCAATTCAGTTAACAAATCTTTAATCAGTTGAGTTTCTGTGTTTAAGGAAATTCCTTTCCTTTGTATGATCTCATTTCTTTGATCAATGGAGGCCAAGATTTTGTGCCAAAACAATGATGTCAAGAGGCCTTTAAAAGATCCAAAGTACCTCTTCAGCGCGAAAACTGTGTTTCTGGCAGCTGGAGTCAAAGTAGGCAAATGATTTTCTTCCAGGAGCAGGTCCAAAACCTTGAGGATCGAAGGATAATGTTTGACAATTGGTCGTACAGCTTGAATTCTTTCACTCCAACGAGTCTCGGAAAGGCTTTGTAAAGACAAAGGGACGTGTTGCTTTAATAATTCCCAACGACCAGGGCTGCTGGAGAACAAAGAATAGAAACTATCAATGTTACCAAAAAATGTCACTACGTCGTGGTTCAGTTTTGCAGCATTGACACCAACTGTGTTGAGCGAGTGTGCTCCACAGGGAGAGAATATAGCAGACTGGTTTTTTTCAAGTATTCTTGATTGTACACCTTTAGTGTGTCCCCGCATGTTAGATCCGTTGTCATATCCCTGAGCTCGACAGTCAGAAAGTGGTACTCCAATATTGTCTAAAGCGGACAGAATTTCATCAGTTATAACCTCACCTGTTTTCCCGCTAAAGTTCAGGAATTCAATAAATCTTTCACATACTTCGAAtgtatttttttcttcattttgaaAAACATACCGTAGAATTAGTACATTCTGCTCCTGATGGGAAATGTCAGGGGTGGCATCAGCAATAATCCCATAGAATACAGACTCTTCTCGTTGATGCAAAATAGTATTCAGTAGTTTTTTACCACAGAGAGAAATAAATTCATTCTGCGAGTACCATGAGAGATAGTGAGCTTGACCTATCATACTTTTTTTATTCAACTGGTTTTCTTTTACTTTGGCTAAATGTTCACGAGTTACTTCGTCATATTTTCCTATTAATTCCAATACTCCTAAAAAGTTTCCATTGTGAACATCACCGATCTGGGTATTTTCCCCTTGGAAAGCTAAACCTCTACTACTCAAGAATATTGTTGTGTCCAAAATTCGTTGAAGAATAGCTTTCCATCTTGTTGCTTCACAGTTAATAATCTGTTGCAGATTGCTGTCGACACCATGTCCTTTCAATGATATCTGAAGACTTTTCCATTCTAGGTAGTGTTTTCTGTGCTCAGAGCTTCTTTCATGCATCGAAAATAACCTGTATAATCGTTTGTATTGTTGTTTTTCAGGGAAAAAACCTTCTTTTGCAAGTTTACTTTTGTTTTGGTTTGAATGGAAAATGCTACAGGGTAAACAATGAATGCTGTTTTTTGTTTCACTCCACATTAACCATTCACGTGGAATTGCTTTACATGTTCTGTTGTCTGTTTTCATGTACAACAATGTTTCATGGAAATGTTTTCCTGAGGGGTCAGCTGGAAATGATTTTGATCTGGCCTGAAAAGCTTGAAAACCACCGTAGCACAATACTATTTCCTGCCGTATTTTATCACTCATCACCGCAGGCCACGTATTAGGATCgtcaaaattaaaagttttattgtCATCGACAGTATCCTTACTAAGATTTGGATCAGCACTAGCACATTCGTCATTACTTCCCTCACATACAGTAGACGTAGAAGCATTTTGGATTGAAGCTGAAGAAGGTTGGGTCTGTGAGGCTGATGTAGGTTCTGGATTGAAATCCGGTTGAAATTCTTGCAACTCTTCTTTTTCATTACTCTTAAAAAACTTCTTAATATCCTGGCGACCTTTAGCAGATTGTTCTAATTTTTCTTTCTGGAGCTTTCTTTTCAAAGCTCCAGACTTATGTTTATAGCTTGACATCTTAACCTGAAACAAAACACGACGGATAAAATCATAATAAGATCAATGGTTTTCGATCCTAAGCATAAGCATATAAATATTTGGATCTTTTTTACGATCGCTATTGTGACGATCGGCTTtctcaaaatgtattaaaattaattattatttttgtttcggGACGGCAAGAAAGCCAGATTACAGtacatatacagtatgtctaaACACTAATCTCTTGAATACCGTAACAAAAAACCAAGACGGCTTTAATTGTAAACAAACACAATTTTActgtttaagaacattttaaacaaaGATACATTCAACTATATAATTACCTGTCAATAATAGTAATAGTAGAGCAGAGCACAACAATTAAACAATTCCGCCCATATCAAACGGAGTCAACAGACGAACTGACGAACTGATGAGAAGTGTTTATTTTTAGAACAAAGCGGAGAGACAAAGATGGACTGGCCGCGGAAGTGGGGGCGGGGCAGCTAGGCGCCTGGGGGAAGGGGAAGGTAGAGAGAGTGTGTGGGGCCCGAGCAGGCTGTTGTACACTAATATACAAACAACAGTAACTAGCATGTACGGTACGCACCTAATTCCTAATTATATCGTAAATAACCAATAAcctagaattaataattatttcaCAACACTCTGACTTTGTAATAATTATATAGGCCTATTTGAGTTTTTAATCTATGATCCCCTGTAAATATtctgcaattaaaaaaaaaacagggcTAGGCCTGGGCCCCCCAGGAGCCCGGGCCCTGTGACCAGAGTTGCACCAGCCCCACCCTTGTGGGGGCCATGGAATCAACTGGCAAACTAGAAGACCAAGGAAGTCGCTAAACTAAGAAAGAATCACAGAAATGTTGCACTTGACCCGACCTGTTAAGAGGGGGCGCCTTCGGACCCTGACGGTTATTCCCTCGCAGCGCGCGGACTATGCTTGATGAAGGATATGCCTGATGAATCATGTAAAACATTAGGATTTTTGGCCTTTACGGGTGTGCttgttttcattttttctttGAGGGCCCTTTTAATTACGGATTGTGGAAGATTTAGAGATTCCAAATGAAATCTACATAATTCGATCCGCCTCCGATTAAATTCTCCAttcttaaaaaatcatttttaatgaGTATACAAgatattttttagattattttttgagtaaaaaatatgttttaaaatttaaaggaTTTGATAAATTGGCGTTAAATAGGCAAAATGCAAAAGGTTCTAGAAAAATCACAAGAACGTAtacccttaaaaatgataaaggggatattaCATATTACCATTGTTTATCTACACATAGTTAGACAATGCTAATGTCAGTGTTATTTGACTTTTATTTTGCCGTGAGGTGGCGGCCTCTAGGAATTAATTTCGAAAACTATCACCAGAAATTTAATTGTATGCAGATTTCTACTCGGAGCAGATTTCTACTATGTAATTCTTTTTCTATTATGTACAAGGATGCCAGATTGTGAAGAAAATATAAGACTTAAATAAAACGCTTATTGTTATTACTGTTGCATTCCTTTTGTGACAGATtgataatttgacaatttcgagcaaatgttttaaattgtttttaataatttgagATTTGCTAAATCTAAATTGGCTGGTAATCTATTTAAATGATTTAAATGCTGCCGTaaaattttctttgaaaaatacttatttgtaTACCAgacaattaattattaatttgttataaaagaaatgaatatttaattaaaatatactggattatttttaaattgaattaattgacgcaaaaataagaatgtatgtaatttatttaactctaAACACATTTTAGtgctgtataataataataatagtctcccgttttataccgctgccgcagctttgggattatagcaagGTAGTCTGCTATCTCTAGAGCCATGGATACAAGGAAGATAACAGGGCCAGCGCTTCAACCGATTATTAGTACTTCTGGTTTTATCCAAGGTACTAATTTCATTTAGGCTGACTACCGCCTGAGCAATCCGGGCCGCTACTTAACTGCCTTCAGAGTGCCGCTACTTAACTGCCTTCAAAGTGCCgctatttacaaatatgtttatttcatctctctctctctctctgtctctctctctgtctctctctctctctctctatctctctctctctgtctctctctctgtctctctctcacTTATATTTTTGGGTCTTACTCGTGTTTTTTTGCGGTTTGGTTGCATCCCATATTCGGGACAAAACTATGTGTTGGgtaaaataattaacaaaactgaAATAAATAATACTATTTATTAAGTACACAAACCATTGTTtacataaatgaaaatgttttttt is from Diabrotica virgifera virgifera chromosome 9, PGI_DIABVI_V3a and encodes:
- the LOC126891386 gene encoding zinc finger MYM-type protein 5-like, with translation MSSYKHKSGALKRKLQKEKLEQSAKGRQDIKKFFKSNEKEELQEFQPDFNPEPTSASQTQPSSASIQNASTSTVCEGSNDECASADPNLSKDTVDDNKTFNFDDPNTWPAVMSDKIRQEIVLCYGGFQAFQARSKSFPADPSGKHFHETLLYMKTDNRTCKAIPREWLMWSETKNSIHCLPCSIFHSNQNKSKLAKEGFFPEKQQYKRLYRLFSMHERSSEHRKHYLEWKSLQISLKGHGVDSNLQQIINCEATRWKAILQRILDTTIFLSSRGLAFQGENTQIGDVHNGNFLGVLELIGKYDEVTREHLAKVKENQLNKKSFRQVFCFPKNILRTADLDKHKKFIWYGTEYRICRIAHPMDNHKPNFECDVCVESCDKNPSHYYFTEKTVSYTVETFLSHYNQSLILPAI